The Chitinispirillum alkaliphilum genome contains the following window.
TATTTCAGCAGTTTCCCTTGTTCTCCGGATGGGGGAACTTATAATTTTGTCAAATCTTGTTTCTTTTAATTTCTGTGCAAGTCTGGTAGCCTGCTCCACTCCCCTCTCATTCAAACCAATTTCTGACCTGCCTGCGAGATATTTTCCACCGCAATCACATTCCCCATGCCTGATAAGGTAAAATATGCTCAATCACTCCCCCTTTTACTTTAGCAAAAGCCGGTAATTATACCTGTTGAGTGCTCCCCAGGAGTATTTGTAATTTTCCGCTCCTCTTAAAAAATCGAACAATCGTATTTTGCTATCTATTAAATCTGAAATAATTCTATACAGACACACAGATCCCAGACTCAGATCGGTTAACATTGGGTCAAAGCCCCCTATATAACCAAAGGACTTTTCTCTGTGGCTTAGGATATAATACGCTGCACACAATCTACCATTTAAACTGAAACGGTACAGGTGTAATGCTCCGGATTTAATAAGCTCTCTTGCAGCTAAACGATGAAACTCTCTTACTCGTTTTTCAGAAAATATCCCTGCTTCTTCCTTCATCTCCCAACGAAAACTATGGAGAGAAATAATGTCATCAAGAAAAGAATCAACCGTTTGGTCATTAGCTTTTTCAACTTTAAGTTCTCCGTGTTTCTCCACCTTCTTTATCCCCGTTCGGATATTTCTACGCAGTTTTTTTGATCTAAGCATTGGTATCAGTTCAGATGCCTTCTCCGGGAGTTTTAGTACCGGACAGACATCAATGATGCTTACAAGCCTGCGGGTTGAAAGAGAGTTTGCTTTTGTAAGCAAAAGCGAAGAATCTCTGAGCTGCTGGAAGTCACAAATATCCCATTGTGATCGGATGCTTCTGATATAATCAGCTAAATGAGAGGAAATTACGCCTCTGTCACATTCCTGCTCTATCAGTATATCAGAATAATCACTAATGCCGGAGCCTACTAAGGAGAGGGTTCTTCCATAATTTGAATCATATATAAAAAAAAGGGCAAGTCCCCTTAACTTCCCTTGCACATCTTTAAAAGCTACCCCCCTGAGATTATCGTTTCCAAATACTTTCCACCAGTTTATAATCCACTCAGGTCTTAAAAAAGGGGTGGCATCTGCTAATTTACTGTAAAGATCAAGCCATTGTGAGTGTATTGCATGTAGTTCGGTAACATGAGTAATTTCACAGTTGTAAATCTTCATCTCTACCCGGCCTTCCATCCTTCACCCGAGATCTCTTTTCCACTGTTTAAGATGTGACTGTAAGTGCCAAGATATTTTCGAAGCATTTTGTTCTGAGAAAATCTTTCTGCAGCTCTCAGGAAACATACTGATTTACTGATAAGTGAAACTTTTTCAACCGCTGCGGCCATCTGCTGGCAATCATCTACCAGAAAACCAGTAATTCCGTCTTCTACAATGTCGCAAAGTGCTCCGGATGGATAAGCAATCACAGGAGTACCGCAGGCAAGTGCTTCCATAGCTACAAGTGAACTTGTTTCCTGAGCTCTGCTTGTGATCAGACAACAAAGTGCACGGCTAAGAAGCTTTCTTCTCCGGATAAATGGCAGTGTACCCAAAAACCTGTGGGATGTGTGCAGAAGACGTGGTCCAATCTCTTCTGCAAAATATTTTTCATGCTCCTCGTAAGGAAAAACAGAACCTGCTAAAAATAGAGAAATACCAGCACTTGTCGCTGCATCCATAGCCTCATGAATACTCTTTTCTGGACAAATCCGTCCTAACGCTACAGCGTAATTTCCCCTTGCAGTATAAATCTTTTCAGGATAGGAGATATCGACTCCATTAGGAATACAGAACATATTGCTGCTGAATTTGTTTAAATTTCTGAACTGATGCAGCGATACGCAGTTGAAAAATGTATTTGAACTGTGTCTGGAAAGTATGTCCTGAGGGTACCAGGGTATTGGCAGATGAAGTGTGATTAACTTAATGGTCTTGCCCGAATAGAGATAGTGGTAAAAATCCACTCCGTGATAGTGAATCAGATCGACATTATAGAGATCTATTGCCTCCTCTACTGCAGCCTCAACACGCCTATAAATCCTGCGTCGGCAAATGTCATCTATTTTGCCACCCGGACGAGGTATTTTAACCAAACGACCGGAAACTTCAGATCCCTCACAGCCCACAACTACTGACTTGTATCCGGCGGAAACGAGTGCTTTGTCCAGTTGTAGAACTATTTGCTCTGCCCCGCCTGCAGTGTCTGAACAAACCGGTGCAAAGGGGTAAGCTACATTCAGAACCGTTATACACATTCTCTTTCCTCTATGCCAAACAGGTGCATCGCCTCCTCAGCCTTCGCCCGCCACCTTCTCCCACTCACACCCCAGTCGAGATACTCATAGAAAAGAGTTCCGCTGTGAGGTGGTAAGAGATATCTGTATCGGGGAGTTTCACGGAACTGCTCAGTTGACAGGTCAAATTGATTAAGCATCGCTTTTTGAGATGGGAAACATTCCACCATTCTCCTTTTGGATTTTAACTCTCCCTCCGTGAGCTCAACTGTTGCATACATGTTTGCCTGAGAGCCGAGAAACCTGTTTGTGCACAGTGCACCATGAACTCCGAAATAGGAGGTAAACTCAAAACTCCGAAACATATCACTTCTTAGAAGTTTCTTGGCAGCCCACAATGCGAAGGATGCGGTATCATGATCTGGATGACCGCCCTCATACGGGTGTGTAAACACTACATCGATTTTGTAATCATCTATGAGTCGAGCAATTTTCTTGACCAAAAGAGGCATCTGAAAACAGGATTCCTGATCGACCAAACCCAGTCTGAAACATTTTTTTGGATAACACATGGCCAGGTTAAGTGCTGACTGTGTTTCAGTTTGCCTTAATCTGGAGTACTGTTCCCTGGAGTGACACCCGGCATTGTAGGCATAGCCTATGCTTCTTGGGACACCATCTGTCAGGTAGAGAATGTAGAGATTTTCAAATCTGGATAAAACACTTCCCATGCCCATGATCTCGTCATCGGGGTGAGCGGCGATTATCAAACAGTTTTGCCCAATTTGAACCTTGCTGCAACAAAGTTTTTCAAGAAAGCTATTCATGAAAGCTGCTCCTGAAAATTTTTAACACCACTATTCACACTCAACTCCTCCACAGCATAACTGTTCATTAACTGAATAGCATCGTGATACCCATTCACAGTTCCAACATCCACATACATCGACCCAGCCGCAACCCCCCGGACGGTTTCTCCCGAATCGATAAAGGAGTTTACCAGTGTGCCGATATATTCATCCCTCTTTCCCTTCAGAGCCCAAAGTGCATGAAGGCTCTGCAACTTTGCCCCGGGCAGCTTAAAAGCTCCCCAGATAAGATTTGTGGTGGTTTTAGATTTTTTTACGATAATCTTTTTCACCCGGTTTTGTGCATCCATCAAAACAGCATCATAGTTTTCGGGCCTTTCCACCGGAAAAAGCAAAAATGAAAACTCTCCATCCGGCAAGCTGCGTAAACCATCCGATGGAAACCAAATGGTATCTGGCAAACCTATTACCACCTGATCATCTGGCCGGATCAGGGGGATCGCTCTGAATATCGAATCGCAAAGCCCGCAGGGCTGAGGTTGTATAGTGTAGGAAAAATGGATAGAGTCGGTGCCGTGACCAAAATACCGCATGATGTCTGATTTGCCGGGTGAAATCACAAAACAGATTCTGGTAACACCGGCTTCAGCCATTCTCTCCACAAGATATTCGCACACCGCCCTGGGCCTCAGCCCTCGGTCATGAAGCTGGCTCCCCACAGGCAGAAGCTCTTTTGAAAAGGCCAGTGGCTGTATGCGGTTACCTGAACCTGCAGCAGGAATTATCCCCCACATAAACTCTCCCTTCTGTTATTGCTTACAGTCCCTTCGATGATCTCCTCCAGCTGCTTTGCTCTGTGAGAGGCGGTGTGTTCAGACATCACTCTCTCCCTTGCTCTTTTAGCTATTTTTTGGGATTGGGCACGGTCCATCTGCAAAAAGTTGAGCATATCTTCGGTATCTGAGGCGAGAAGAATCTCTGAGTATGGCTCAAAAAAATGATCAATCCCCTCCCATATGTCACTTATCAATGCAACTCCGCAGGCACCGGCCTCAAACAACCTGGCCGATGGACA
Protein-coding sequences here:
- a CDS encoding group 1 glycosyl transferase, translated to MKIYNCEITHVTELHAIHSQWLDLYSKLADATPFLRPEWIINWWKVFGNDNLRGVAFKDVQGKLRGLALFFIYDSNYGRTLSLVGSGISDYSDILIEQECDRGVISSHLADYIRSIRSQWDICDFQQLRDSSLLLTKANSLSTRRLVSIIDVCPVLKLPEKASELIPMLRSKKLRRNIRTGIKKVEKHGELKVEKANDQTVDSFLDDIISLHSFRWEMKEEAGIFSEKRVREFHRLAARELIKSGALHLYRFSLNGRLCAAYYILSHREKSFGYIGGFDPMLTDLSLGSVCLYRIISDLIDSKIRLFDFLRGAENYKYSWGALNRYNYRLLLK
- a CDS encoding group 1 glycosyl transferase — encoded protein: MCITVLNVAYPFAPVCSDTAGGAEQIVLQLDKALVSAGYKSVVVGCEGSEVSGRLVKIPRPGGKIDDICRRRIYRRVEAAVEEAIDLYNVDLIHYHGVDFYHYLYSGKTIKLITLHLPIPWYPQDILSRHSSNTFFNCVSLHQFRNLNKFSSNMFCIPNGVDISYPEKIYTARGNYAVALGRICPEKSIHEAMDAATSAGISLFLAGSVFPYEEHEKYFAEEIGPRLLHTSHRFLGTLPFIRRRKLLSRALCCLITSRAQETSSLVAMEALACGTPVIAYPSGALCDIVEDGITGFLVDDCQQMAAAVEKVSLISKSVCFLRAAERFSQNKMLRKYLGTYSHILNSGKEISGEGWKAG
- a CDS encoding putative LmbE-like protein — translated: MNSFLEKLCCSKVQIGQNCLIIAAHPDDEIMGMGSVLSRFENLYILYLTDGVPRSIGYAYNAGCHSREQYSRLRQTETQSALNLAMCYPKKCFRLGLVDQESCFQMPLLVKKIARLIDDYKIDVVFTHPYEGGHPDHDTASFALWAAKKLLRSDMFRSFEFTSYFGVHGALCTNRFLGSQANMYATVELTEGELKSKRRMVECFPSQKAMLNQFDLSTEQFRETPRYRYLLPPHSGTLFYEYLDWGVSGRRWRAKAEEAMHLFGIEERECV
- a CDS encoding Glucose-1-phosphate thymidylyltransferase, coding for MWGIIPAAGSGNRIQPLAFSKELLPVGSQLHDRGLRPRAVCEYLVERMAEAGVTRICFVISPGKSDIMRYFGHGTDSIHFSYTIQPQPCGLCDSIFRAIPLIRPDDQVVIGLPDTIWFPSDGLRSLPDGEFSFLLFPVERPENYDAVLMDAQNRVKKIIVKKSKTTTNLIWGAFKLPGAKLQSLHALWALKGKRDEYIGTLVNSFIDSGETVRGVAAGSMYVDVGTVNGYHDAIQLMNSYAVEELSVNSGVKNFQEQLS